In a genomic window of Thiolapillus brandeum:
- a CDS encoding ribonucleoside triphosphate reductase codes for MIALPQITSLPLKLRKRNGSTAPFDSQRIQSAIARAGAATGEFGDEEARLLTAQVVKVISHLPGDMPDVERIQDIVEQTLIAANHFATARAYIVYREQHKRLRQDRQTLVDVASSVNEYLDRADWRVSANANQGYSLGGLILNTSGKVIANYWLSHVYPPEIGQAHRQGDLHIHDLDMLAGYCAGWSLRSLLHEGLNGVPGKVEAGPPKHMSSAVGQIVNFLGTLQNEWAGAQAFSSFDTYMAPFVRKDKLGYREVRQYIQELIYNLNVPSRWGTQTPFTNLTFDWVCPEDLRDQVPVIGGEEMPFTYGELQQEMDLINRAYIEVMTAGDAKGRVFTFPIPTYNMTPDFPWESENAERLFAMTAKYGLPYFQNFLNSELKPNMVRSMCCRLQLDLRELLKRGNGLFGSAEQTGSIGVVTINCARLGYLYRENEPGLMEALDTLLDLARNSLEIKRKVIQRHMDAGLFPYTKRYLGTLRNHFSTIGVNGINEMIRNFSNDRQDITTEEGHALAVRLLDHIRARMVEFQEATGNMYNLEATPAEGTTYRFAREDRKRWPDILQAGTPEKPYYTNSSQLPVGYTDDPFQALSMQEELQRKYTGGTVLHLYMSERLSDSKACQRLVKRSLESFRLPYITITPTFSICPKHGYLEGEHEFCPRCDEELLVKKQAQAGQ; via the coding sequence ATGATCGCTTTACCACAAATCACCTCCCTACCCCTGAAACTGCGCAAGCGTAACGGCTCCACCGCACCCTTCGACAGCCAGCGCATTCAGTCGGCCATTGCACGAGCCGGCGCCGCTACCGGCGAGTTCGGCGATGAGGAAGCCCGCCTGCTCACGGCCCAGGTGGTGAAGGTCATCAGCCACCTGCCTGGCGACATGCCGGACGTGGAGCGCATCCAGGATATCGTGGAGCAGACTCTCATTGCCGCCAACCATTTCGCCACGGCACGGGCCTATATCGTGTACCGGGAACAACACAAGCGCCTGCGCCAGGACCGCCAGACCCTGGTGGACGTAGCCAGCTCCGTGAACGAATATCTGGACCGCGCGGACTGGCGGGTATCCGCCAATGCCAACCAGGGCTATTCCCTCGGCGGGTTGATTCTCAACACCTCCGGCAAGGTCATCGCCAACTACTGGCTCAGCCATGTCTATCCCCCGGAAATCGGCCAGGCCCACCGGCAAGGGGATCTGCACATCCACGACCTGGACATGCTGGCCGGCTACTGCGCCGGCTGGTCCTTGCGCAGCCTGCTGCACGAAGGGCTGAACGGGGTGCCTGGGAAGGTGGAAGCAGGGCCGCCGAAACACATGTCCTCCGCCGTGGGACAGATCGTCAATTTCCTCGGTACTCTGCAGAACGAGTGGGCCGGCGCTCAGGCCTTCAGCTCCTTCGATACCTACATGGCCCCCTTTGTGCGCAAGGACAAACTGGGTTACCGGGAAGTGCGCCAGTATATCCAGGAACTCATCTATAACCTGAACGTGCCCTCGCGCTGGGGCACCCAGACGCCTTTCACCAATCTCACCTTCGACTGGGTCTGCCCGGAAGACCTGCGCGACCAGGTGCCCGTGATCGGCGGCGAGGAAATGCCCTTCACCTATGGCGAACTGCAACAGGAGATGGACCTCATCAACCGCGCCTACATCGAGGTGATGACGGCAGGAGATGCCAAGGGGCGGGTGTTCACTTTTCCCATTCCCACCTACAACATGACTCCGGACTTCCCCTGGGAGAGTGAAAACGCCGAACGCCTGTTCGCCATGACCGCCAAGTACGGCCTGCCCTATTTCCAGAACTTCCTCAATTCCGAGCTCAAACCCAACATGGTACGCTCCATGTGCTGCCGCCTGCAGCTGGACCTGCGCGAGCTGCTCAAGCGGGGCAACGGCCTGTTCGGCTCTGCGGAGCAGACCGGCTCCATCGGCGTGGTCACCATCAACTGCGCCCGCCTGGGGTACCTGTACCGGGAAAACGAACCGGGACTGATGGAAGCCCTGGATACTCTGTTGGACCTGGCGCGCAACAGCCTGGAGATCAAGCGCAAGGTCATCCAGCGCCACATGGATGCGGGACTCTTCCCCTACACCAAGCGTTACCTGGGCACCCTGCGCAACCACTTCTCCACCATCGGCGTGAACGGCATCAACGAAATGATCCGCAATTTCAGTAACGACCGGCAGGACATCACCACGGAAGAAGGCCATGCCCTGGCGGTACGCCTGCTGGATCATATTCGTGCCCGCATGGTGGAATTCCAGGAAGCCACGGGCAACATGTACAACCTGGAGGCCACCCCGGCGGAAGGTACCACCTACCGATTCGCCAGGGAAGACAGGAAACGTTGGCCGGACATCCTCCAGGCGGGCACGCCGGAAAAGCCCTATTACACCAACAGCTCCCAGCTCCCCGTGGGCTACACGGACGATCCCTTCCAGGCCCTGTCCATGCAGGAGGAACTGCAGCGCAAGTACACCGGGGGCACCGTACTGCACCTGTACATGAGCGAGCGGCTTTCCGACAGCAAGGCCTGCCAACGTCTGGTGAAGCGTTCCCTGGAGAGCTTCCGCCTGCCCTATATCACCATCACGCCCACCTTCTCAATCTGCCCGAAACACGGCTACCTGGAAGGTGAGCATGAATTTTGTCCGCGTTGCGACGAGGAGTTGCTGGTGAAGAAACAGGCGCAGGCAGGCCAATAA
- a CDS encoding anaerobic ribonucleoside-triphosphate reductase activating protein, whose translation MPDSSFRVGGFVPFTSIDYPGELAAVVFCQGCPWRCHYCHNRHLLPANGHELLNWRKILEALEQRRGYIDAVVFSGGEPLAQAALERAISSVKDLGFKVGLHTAGCYPQRLKKLLPLLNWVGLDIKQLPNHYATITGIAGSGEQAWQSLEFLVEAGTPLQVRTTCFPGIPDDHLKDLTRQLAEMGVCDHRIQEYRAP comes from the coding sequence ATGCCGGATTCCTCCTTCCGTGTAGGGGGCTTCGTTCCCTTTACCAGTATTGACTACCCTGGCGAGCTGGCAGCAGTGGTTTTCTGTCAGGGATGCCCGTGGCGCTGCCACTATTGCCACAACAGGCACCTGCTGCCTGCAAACGGCCACGAGCTGTTGAACTGGCGCAAGATACTCGAAGCTCTTGAACAGCGTCGCGGCTATATCGATGCCGTGGTGTTCAGTGGCGGAGAGCCACTGGCACAGGCTGCCCTGGAAAGGGCCATATCGTCAGTCAAGGATCTTGGTTTCAAAGTGGGGCTGCACACTGCCGGGTGTTACCCACAGCGGCTCAAAAAGCTGCTCCCACTGCTGAACTGGGTGGGGCTGGATATCAAGCAACTACCCAACCACTATGCCACCATTACTGGAATTGCCGGTTCCGGCGAGCAGGCCTGGCAGAGCCTCGAATTCCTTGTCGAGGCCGGGACTCCCCTGCAGGTCCGCACTACCTGCTTTCCCGGTATTCCCGATGATCACCTGAAGGATCTCACCCGACAGCTTGCTGAAATGGGGGTCTGCGATCACCGGATACAGGAATATCGAGCTCCCTGA
- a CDS encoding alpha/beta hydrolase has translation MEYPPCVEINPEGDPRHSVIWLHGLGADGNDFVPLLPELRIPADRRVRFVFPNAPMLPVTVNNGYVMPAWYDIYAMDLMAKIDVKGILRSADYLLTLIDQEVERGVASGNILLAGFSQGGVIALAAALRTDKPLAGVMALSTYLPRAVPVDGSVRRRIFQAHGRMDDVVPWQAAMNARRRLEEMGHDLSWHEYDMAHSLCAEEVADMREWMLEVLG, from the coding sequence ATGGAATACCCCCCCTGTGTGGAAATCAATCCTGAAGGCGACCCCCGTCACAGTGTCATCTGGCTGCATGGCCTGGGGGCCGATGGTAACGACTTTGTGCCCCTGTTGCCGGAGCTGCGCATTCCTGCAGACAGGAGGGTGCGTTTCGTGTTTCCCAACGCACCCATGCTGCCGGTCACCGTCAACAACGGCTATGTGATGCCTGCCTGGTACGACATCTACGCCATGGATCTCATGGCAAAGATCGATGTGAAGGGCATTCTGCGTTCAGCGGACTATCTGCTGACTCTCATCGACCAGGAAGTGGAACGGGGCGTGGCTTCCGGGAATATCCTCCTGGCGGGTTTTTCCCAGGGCGGCGTTATCGCCCTGGCTGCGGCCCTACGCACGGATAAGCCCCTGGCCGGGGTCATGGCCCTGTCAACCTACCTGCCGCGGGCCGTGCCTGTGGACGGCAGCGTACGTCGACGCATTTTTCAGGCCCATGGCCGCATGGATGACGTGGTGCCATGGCAGGCCGCCATGAATGCCCGCCGGAGGTTGGAAGAGATGGGCCATGACCTCAGTTGGCATGAATATGACATGGCGCATTCCCTTTGCGCAGAGGAGGTGGCTGATATGCGGGAGTGGATGCTGGAAGTGTTGGGTTGA
- the hslV gene encoding ATP-dependent protease subunit HslV — MEQFRGTTILSVRRNGQVVIGGDGQVSMGNTVMKGNARKVRRLYKGQVLAGFAGATADAFTLFERFEGKLEKHSGHLVRAAVELAKDWRTDRMLRRLEALLCVADAKASLILTGNGDVVEPENDLMAIGSGGPFAQSAALALLENTDLSAREIVEKGLAIAADICVYTNHNRVIEELDIE, encoded by the coding sequence ATGGAACAATTCAGAGGCACAACCATTCTGTCAGTACGCAGGAACGGCCAGGTCGTCATCGGTGGTGACGGCCAGGTTTCCATGGGCAACACGGTAATGAAAGGCAATGCGCGCAAGGTGCGCCGCCTGTACAAGGGCCAGGTTCTGGCGGGCTTCGCAGGCGCAACGGCAGATGCGTTTACCCTGTTCGAGCGTTTCGAAGGCAAGCTGGAAAAGCATTCCGGGCACCTGGTGCGGGCCGCCGTGGAACTGGCCAAGGACTGGCGCACGGACCGCATGCTGCGCCGTCTGGAGGCGCTGCTCTGTGTCGCCGATGCCAAGGCGTCCCTGATCCTTACCGGCAACGGCGACGTGGTGGAACCTGAAAACGATCTCATGGCCATTGGCTCCGGGGGCCCTTTCGCCCAATCCGCCGCCCTGGCCCTGCTGGAGAACACGGATCTTTCCGCCCGGGAGATTGTCGAAAAGGGGCTGGCCATCGCCGCCGACATCTGCGTCTATACCAACCACAACCGCGTCATTGAAGAGCTGGATATCGAATAA
- the hslU gene encoding ATP-dependent protease ATPase subunit HslU, translated as MSEITPQEIVQELNKHIIGQDSAKRAVAIALRNRWRRTRVDESLRNEITPKNILMIGPTGVGKTEIARRLARLANAPFLKVEATKFTEVGYVGREVDSIIRDLADAAVNLVREQELEKVQDVAAEAAEERVLDILLPPPRTSAWEEDANPQPAISSGTREKFRNKLRNGELDEKEIEVELSDNPIGVEIMAPPGMEEMTSQLQSMFQNMGSGRSSKRKLRIKDAIKLLREEEAAKRINQEDLKLRAIEMVEQQGIVFLDELDKVASNAERHGADVSREGVQRDLLPLVEGCTVSTKHGMVKTDHILFIASGAFHLSKPSDLIPELQGRLPIRVELSSLSTEDFVRILTEPDASLTEQYQALMGTEGVDLEFSEDGIQRIAEIAWEVNERTENIGARRLHTVMERLLEGVSFEASNLNGQTITVDAPFVDSHLGDLAEDEDLTRFIL; from the coding sequence ATGTCTGAGATTACTCCCCAGGAAATCGTCCAGGAACTGAACAAGCACATCATCGGCCAGGACAGCGCCAAGCGCGCCGTGGCCATTGCCCTGCGCAACCGCTGGCGGCGCACCCGGGTGGATGAATCCCTGCGCAATGAGATCACGCCCAAGAATATTCTCATGATCGGCCCCACCGGCGTGGGCAAGACCGAGATCGCCCGCCGCCTGGCGCGCCTGGCCAACGCCCCCTTTCTCAAGGTGGAAGCCACCAAGTTCACGGAAGTGGGCTATGTGGGCCGGGAGGTGGACTCCATCATCCGCGACCTGGCGGATGCTGCCGTGAACCTGGTGCGCGAACAGGAGCTGGAAAAAGTTCAGGACGTAGCCGCCGAGGCTGCGGAGGAACGGGTGCTGGATATTCTGCTGCCACCACCCCGCACCAGCGCCTGGGAAGAAGACGCCAACCCACAACCCGCCATTTCCTCCGGCACCCGGGAAAAGTTCCGGAACAAGCTGCGCAACGGCGAACTCGATGAAAAGGAAATCGAGGTGGAACTCAGCGACAACCCCATCGGCGTGGAGATCATGGCACCGCCGGGCATGGAGGAAATGACCAGCCAGTTGCAGAGCATGTTCCAGAACATGGGCAGTGGCCGCTCCAGCAAGCGCAAGCTGCGCATCAAGGACGCCATCAAGCTGCTGCGGGAGGAAGAAGCTGCCAAGCGCATCAACCAGGAAGACCTCAAGCTGCGCGCCATCGAAATGGTGGAACAGCAGGGCATCGTATTCCTGGATGAACTGGACAAGGTGGCCAGCAATGCGGAACGCCATGGCGCGGACGTCTCCCGGGAAGGGGTGCAGCGGGATCTGCTGCCCCTGGTGGAAGGCTGCACCGTATCCACCAAGCATGGCATGGTCAAGACCGACCACATCCTGTTCATTGCCTCAGGCGCCTTTCACCTGTCCAAGCCCTCGGATCTGATTCCCGAACTTCAGGGGCGGCTGCCCATCCGGGTGGAATTGTCCTCATTGAGCACTGAGGATTTCGTGCGCATACTCACAGAACCCGATGCCTCTCTCACGGAGCAGTACCAGGCCCTCATGGGCACCGAAGGTGTGGATCTGGAATTCAGCGAGGATGGCATTCAGCGCATTGCCGAAATCGCCTGGGAAGTGAACGAACGCACCGAAAATATTGGTGCCCGGCGCCTGCACACGGTTATGGAGCGGCTCCTGGAAGGCGTCTCCTTCGAGGCCAGCAACCTGAACGGCCAGACCATCACCGTGGATGCGCCTTTCGTGGACAGCCACCTGGGTGATCTGGCAGAGGACGAGGATCTGACACGCTTTATCCTTTGA
- the nrdD gene encoding anaerobic ribonucleoside-triphosphate reductase, whose amino-acid sequence MHDESIELKDEERTPCEIWTRVMGYHRPVTSFNPGKQAEYAERRNFEECRIPPSV is encoded by the coding sequence ATGCACGATGAAAGCATCGAACTGAAAGACGAAGAACGCACACCCTGTGAGATATGGACCCGGGTCATGGGTTATCACCGGCCGGTGACATCCTTCAACCCCGGCAAACAGGCCGAGTACGCTGAGCGCAGGAACTTCGAAGAATGCCGGATTCCTCCTTCCGTGTAG
- the xerC gene encoding tyrosine recombinase XerC has translation MTPGATSKDPLVDAFLRHLRLERRLSPRTLDAYERDLRDMAAWMQEHGREWLNLNQAEVRAWTAQRHRQGLSARSLQRRLAALRAFYHYLKREGRIQRNPAMGVRAPKVERKLPSTLDVDQMAQLLELPGNKPLDLRDQAMMELLYSSGLRLAELVSLDMSDLDLSDAMLEVTGKGRKTRRLPVGSKARIAIQRWLEIRQELAEENEPALFVSQRGKRLSPRAVQSRLARRAMEQGAPRRVHPHMLRHSFASHMLESSGDLRAVQELLGHADISTTQIYTHLDFQHLAQVYDQAHPRARRKKPD, from the coding sequence ATGACCCCGGGCGCCACCAGCAAAGACCCGCTGGTGGACGCATTCCTGCGCCACCTGCGCCTGGAACGCAGGCTCTCCCCCCGTACCCTGGATGCCTATGAGCGCGACCTCAGGGACATGGCGGCATGGATGCAGGAACATGGCCGGGAATGGCTCAACCTGAACCAGGCCGAAGTGCGTGCCTGGACCGCACAACGGCACCGCCAGGGCCTGTCTGCCAGAAGCCTGCAGCGGCGGTTGGCAGCCCTGCGAGCCTTCTATCACTATCTCAAACGTGAAGGCCGCATCCAACGCAATCCCGCCATGGGAGTGCGCGCGCCCAAAGTAGAACGCAAGCTCCCCTCAACCCTGGACGTGGACCAGATGGCCCAGTTGCTGGAACTGCCCGGCAACAAGCCCCTGGATCTGCGTGACCAGGCCATGATGGAACTGCTGTATTCCTCAGGCCTGCGTCTGGCAGAGCTGGTATCCCTGGATATGAGCGATCTGGATCTGTCCGACGCCATGCTGGAAGTCACCGGCAAGGGACGCAAGACCCGACGCCTGCCCGTGGGCAGCAAGGCCCGAATCGCCATTCAACGCTGGCTGGAGATCCGCCAGGAGCTGGCGGAAGAAAACGAGCCGGCCCTGTTCGTCAGCCAGCGAGGCAAACGCCTCAGCCCTCGTGCGGTGCAAAGCCGCCTGGCCAGGCGTGCCATGGAACAGGGCGCACCGCGCCGGGTGCATCCACATATGCTGCGCCACTCATTCGCCAGTCACATGCTGGAATCCTCCGGTGACCTACGCGCCGTGCAGGAACTGCTGGGTCACGCCGATATCAGCACCACCCAGATCTATACGCACCTGGATTTTCAGCACCTGGCCCAGGTCTATGACCAGGCCCATCCCCGGGCGCGCAGGAAAAAGCCCGACTGA
- a CDS encoding class I SAM-dependent methyltransferase codes for MKRTPEPEELMDEADQARAYAEADFSAANELFLELFAEAHPKDFQGRILDLGCGPADIPLRLARRYPQARIDAVDGAPAMLELAQQAITTEGLDKQINLHCHYLPSPEPAREYQAVVSNSLLHHLNDPLDLWRSIDGCILPGGQVLVMDLLRPETPEQALDLVKEYAADAPEVLRRDFHASLHAAYTLEEVTEQLQTSGLGFLEATRVSDRHLAVRGRMP; via the coding sequence ATGAAGCGCACCCCCGAACCCGAAGAACTCATGGACGAGGCAGACCAGGCCCGGGCCTACGCTGAAGCGGACTTTTCCGCCGCCAACGAGCTGTTTCTGGAATTGTTTGCCGAGGCGCATCCCAAAGATTTTCAGGGCCGCATCCTGGATCTGGGCTGTGGTCCTGCGGATATCCCCTTGCGTCTCGCCCGGCGCTACCCCCAAGCCCGTATCGACGCTGTGGACGGCGCTCCAGCCATGCTGGAACTGGCGCAACAGGCCATCACCACCGAAGGCCTGGACAAGCAAATCAACCTGCATTGCCACTACCTTCCCAGCCCCGAACCGGCGCGGGAATACCAGGCAGTGGTATCCAACAGCCTCCTGCACCACCTGAACGATCCCCTGGATCTGTGGCGCAGTATCGACGGATGCATCCTGCCCGGCGGTCAGGTATTGGTCATGGACCTGCTGCGCCCGGAAACCCCTGAGCAGGCTCTTGATCTGGTGAAGGAATACGCCGCCGACGCTCCCGAAGTGTTGCGCCGGGACTTTCACGCCTCCTTGCACGCCGCCTACACCCTGGAAGAAGTGACTGAGCAACTGCAGACCAGCGGACTGGGCTTTCTGGAGGCCACCCGGGTCAGCGACCGCCACCTGGCCGTGCGAGGACGCATGCCATGA
- a CDS encoding response regulator has product MQNRSLIIADDHPIFRHGVRHILATLPWIEIVGEAETGTSALVQVKHLKPDLLLLDLEMPGKDGLSVLEAITTANLDTQVIILTSYDDEAYLEKALELGTRAYVLKDEAGQTLVTCLESVCSGNTYISPSLGNRARISPGKPGNDKERLMMLTQMERTVLEAVAQFKTSKEIARDLDISHRTVQCHRNNICSKLGLKGANQLLQFAKNAF; this is encoded by the coding sequence ATGCAAAACAGATCCCTGATCATTGCCGATGACCATCCCATTTTCAGGCATGGTGTGCGGCATATTCTTGCCACACTTCCATGGATAGAAATTGTGGGTGAGGCTGAAACCGGCACTTCCGCACTGGTTCAGGTCAAACATCTGAAGCCCGACTTGCTGCTTCTGGATCTTGAGATGCCGGGTAAGGATGGCTTGAGCGTACTCGAAGCCATCACCACAGCAAATCTGGACACCCAGGTCATCATACTCACCAGCTATGATGATGAAGCCTACCTGGAGAAAGCCCTTGAATTGGGAACCCGGGCCTATGTGCTAAAGGATGAAGCTGGCCAGACTCTGGTGACCTGCCTTGAATCCGTTTGCAGTGGCAACACATACATCAGCCCGTCCCTGGGCAACCGGGCACGCATATCACCAGGAAAACCCGGCAACGACAAGGAAAGACTCATGATGCTCACACAGATGGAGCGCACGGTCCTGGAAGCCGTTGCCCAATTCAAGACCAGCAAGGAAATTGCCCGGGATCTGGACATCAGCCATCGGACGGTGCAATGCCATCGCAACAACATCTGTTCCAAACTGGGATTGAAAGGCGCCAACCAGCTGTTGCAATTTGCCAAGAATGCCTTTTAA
- the lysA gene encoding diaminopimelate decarboxylase: MDHFNYKNGQLCAEDIPLREIAAAHGTPCYIYSRATLERHWHAFDDAFAEQPHLVCYAVKANSNLAILDVLARLGSGFDIVSIGELERVIKAGGKAGRIVFSGVGKRPEEMQRALELGIRCFNIESEAELERLSQVATAMGVEAPVALRVNPDVDAGTHPYISTGLKENKFGIPIGEALALYEKAADLPGLKISGIDCHIGSQLTELSPFLDALDRLLLLVDRLAEKGISIDHLDLGGGLGVTYRDETPPSPAEYARAVSQKLADRPFGIFIEPGRAIAANAGVLLTRVEYLKPTQEKDFAIVDAAMNDLIRPSLYQAWQAIIPVEQNATGRDGSYDIVGPVCETGDFLGKDRELSLSPGDLLAVRSSGAYGFTMASNYNSRPRAAEVMVDGNQAYLVRERETLADLYRGEHLIP; the protein is encoded by the coding sequence ATGGATCATTTCAACTACAAAAATGGCCAGCTGTGCGCGGAAGACATACCCCTGAGAGAGATTGCCGCCGCTCATGGCACGCCCTGCTATATCTATTCCCGAGCCACCCTGGAACGGCACTGGCACGCCTTCGACGATGCCTTTGCCGAACAGCCGCACCTGGTGTGCTATGCCGTAAAAGCCAATTCCAACCTGGCGATCCTGGACGTGCTGGCACGCCTGGGATCCGGCTTTGATATTGTTTCCATCGGCGAACTGGAGCGAGTCATCAAAGCCGGAGGCAAGGCCGGACGCATCGTGTTCTCCGGCGTGGGCAAGCGCCCGGAGGAAATGCAGCGCGCCCTGGAACTGGGCATACGCTGCTTCAACATCGAGTCGGAGGCCGAGCTGGAACGCTTATCCCAGGTCGCCACGGCCATGGGAGTGGAAGCTCCCGTGGCCCTGCGGGTGAACCCGGACGTGGACGCAGGCACCCACCCCTATATCTCCACCGGGCTGAAGGAAAACAAGTTCGGCATTCCCATTGGCGAAGCGCTGGCCCTGTACGAAAAGGCTGCAGACCTGCCGGGACTGAAGATCTCCGGTATCGACTGCCATATCGGCTCCCAGCTCACAGAACTGTCACCCTTTCTGGATGCCCTGGACCGGCTGCTGCTGCTGGTGGACCGGCTGGCGGAGAAAGGCATCAGCATTGATCACCTGGATCTGGGCGGCGGCCTGGGCGTGACCTACCGGGACGAAACCCCGCCTTCTCCTGCTGAGTACGCCCGCGCCGTTTCGCAGAAACTGGCAGACCGGCCCTTCGGGATCTTCATCGAGCCGGGCCGCGCCATCGCTGCCAATGCCGGAGTCCTGCTGACCCGGGTGGAGTATCTCAAGCCCACGCAGGAAAAGGACTTCGCCATTGTGGATGCAGCCATGAACGACCTGATACGCCCCTCCCTGTACCAGGCCTGGCAGGCCATCATCCCCGTTGAGCAGAACGCCACAGGGCGGGATGGCTCCTATGACATCGTGGGGCCGGTGTGCGAAACCGGAGACTTCCTGGGCAAGGACCGGGAGTTGAGCCTCAGCCCCGGCGACCTGCTGGCCGTGCGTTCATCCGGCGCTTATGGTTTCACCATGGCCTCCAACTACAACAGCCGCCCCCGGGCCGCAGAAGTCATGGTGGATGGCAACCAGGCCTACCTGGTGCGTGAACGGGAGACCCTGGCTGACCTGTATCGCGGCGAGCACCTGATCCCATGA
- a CDS encoding DUF484 family protein codes for MSSDIDQDFEKQICDYLLTHPRFFVRHTSVLDDIKVPHKTGGAVSLLEHKLRMLQDKAEAYQKQLQELINVARDNDQLNQRLHSLTLRLIESETRQDILTTLQDELRERFNADAVELKLFSTRELEEAQISKTGMAIFHTFMETDKPTCGPLNGDKLKTLFGDQAGDAGSAALIPIRTTDLSGILAIGSRDRERFHSGKGVDFLIRLGELVSLSLQSMSSASRL; via the coding sequence ATGAGCAGTGATATCGACCAGGATTTTGAAAAGCAGATTTGTGACTACCTGCTGACCCATCCGCGCTTTTTCGTGCGCCACACCAGTGTACTCGACGATATCAAGGTGCCACACAAGACCGGAGGCGCGGTATCCCTGCTCGAACACAAGTTGCGCATGCTCCAGGACAAGGCCGAAGCCTACCAGAAACAGCTTCAGGAACTGATCAACGTCGCCCGGGACAATGACCAGCTGAACCAGCGGCTGCACAGCCTCACCCTGCGCCTCATCGAATCGGAAACCCGGCAGGACATCCTCACTACCCTGCAGGACGAACTGCGCGAACGTTTCAATGCCGACGCGGTGGAACTGAAACTGTTCTCCACCCGGGAACTGGAAGAAGCCCAGATAAGCAAAACCGGCATGGCCATCTTTCATACCTTCATGGAAACCGACAAACCCACCTGCGGCCCACTCAACGGCGACAAGCTCAAGACCCTGTTCGGCGACCAGGCTGGTGATGCGGGTTCCGCCGCCCTGATTCCCATCCGCACCACTGACCTGTCAGGCATTCTCGCCATTGGCAGCCGGGACCGGGAGCGCTTTCATTCCGGCAAGGGAGTGGATTTTCTCATCCGCCTCGGCGAGCTGGTGAGCCTCAGTCTCCAGTCCATGAGCAGCGCCTCCCGCCTATGA
- the dapF gene encoding diaminopimelate epimerase produces the protein MKLQFSKMHGLGNDFVVFDAINQQVELSPEQLRFLADRRFGIGCDQILLVETPRHKGTDFYYRIFNADGSEVEQCGNGARCFARFVHNHGLSCKNEIPVGTARGDIRLYLQEDGQVKVNMGMPVFEPGKIPFIADEQQTVYQIDIGGPSIEAGVLSMGNPHAVLQVSDQDSAPVDMLGPILEKHSRFPQRVNVGFMQIHNRHEISLRVFERGAGETLACGTGACAAVVSGRQRQLLDEEVIVHLRGGDLVISWKGEGEPVWMTGSATEVFQGSIEL, from the coding sequence ATGAAGCTGCAATTCAGCAAAATGCACGGCCTGGGCAACGACTTCGTGGTCTTCGACGCCATCAATCAACAGGTGGAACTGTCACCGGAACAGCTGCGTTTTCTCGCCGACCGGCGTTTTGGCATAGGTTGCGACCAGATCCTGCTGGTGGAAACCCCGCGCCACAAGGGCACAGACTTTTATTACCGCATCTTCAATGCCGATGGCTCGGAAGTCGAGCAATGCGGCAATGGCGCCCGCTGTTTTGCGCGTTTCGTGCACAATCATGGCCTGAGCTGCAAAAATGAGATCCCCGTAGGTACGGCCAGGGGTGACATTCGTCTCTACCTGCAGGAAGATGGACAGGTGAAGGTCAACATGGGAATGCCCGTGTTCGAGCCCGGGAAAATCCCGTTTATCGCTGATGAGCAGCAAACCGTTTATCAGATAGACATTGGCGGCCCCAGCATCGAAGCCGGCGTCCTGTCCATGGGTAACCCCCATGCGGTATTGCAGGTGAGCGACCAGGATTCAGCCCCCGTGGACATGCTGGGCCCCATACTGGAAAAGCACTCCCGTTTTCCGCAAAGGGTCAATGTGGGTTTCATGCAGATTCACAATCGCCACGAAATCAGCCTGCGGGTATTCGAAAGAGGCGCTGGAGAAACCCTGGCCTGCGGCACCGGCGCCTGCGCCGCCGTGGTTTCCGGGCGCCAGCGGCAGCTCCTGGATGAAGAAGTCATCGTACACCTGCGGGGAGGCGATCTTGTGATAAGCTGGAAGGGCGAAGGTGAACCCGTCTGGATGACCGGCTCTGCAACCGAAGTTTTTCAAGGCAGCATTGAACTATGA
- the lptM gene encoding LPS translocon maturation chaperone LptM: MMKRLLLLLVLVLPLLSACGSKGPLYLPDDHTAGG, translated from the coding sequence ATGATGAAGCGATTGCTGTTGTTGCTGGTTCTTGTTTTGCCCCTGCTGAGCGCTTGCGGCAGCAAGGGCCCCCTGTATCTTCCCGACGACCACACAGCCGGCGGTTGA